A region of the Oscarella lobularis chromosome 17, ooOscLobu1.1, whole genome shotgun sequence genome:
AATTAGAAACTAGAAGTCGTGGTCTCTATAGTAACTGACTTCGTATTCTATAGCCAAATCTTGCAAATCGTCAACATTCACTTTGGCTATGTCTACTTTCCCATTCGTCTCCTTTACGTATTTTTCGAGTACTGGTGCCAATTCGAGGCAGGGTTTGCACCATCTGCTTCGAAATGCTATAGGCGAGCAAATTGATGCTGTTCTTACCTTTACCCTGCatgaaaatcgacgatgacgggCGTTTTTGCTTCGAGAACGCGCTtttcaaagtcgtcttcACTTTGGACGTCAAACAAACGCGTTGGAGTCGTTTGAAACGCTCGAAGAGAACTTCGATGTAGTCCTCCACGCACAATCGACGCCAAAATCGCCTGTGAACTTCGTCTAAGAGCCATTTTTGCAATGTGAACCCGGATAGCAAACGTCTCTAAAATAAAACTAGCCAATGTGTCTCTACAGATACGGAAATCCTCGGTAGTATAGTGGTGAGTATCCCCGCCTGTCATTACAAGCGGAGCGCGGGAGACCCGGGTTCAATTCCCGGCCGGGGAGGccgtcatttttcttcttttattttcgACTGAATTTTTGTGGCACATCTATATTTTTACtataaatcaaattttagaatcaaggGGAAAAACTGTTCACCTTGAGATAGTGTGCTTTATCCGGGATTGCCAGCAACGCACGTTCTGTTTTCAGTCATTTCGCCAGTAAACGGTTTCAGAAAGCAAAACGACGTTCGTTTGGAACACAGTGAGTCATCTGGAAGCCTTTCGTGGGAAGACAAGCCGGACAAGTCTTCGAATTCACCCCGGGAAgcggagaagacgtcgatcgatcAAACCATCCATGCCCTCCGAAACACGAAAAAAGTCAATCCGAAGGAACAGTCGCTTTCAAGAGAACAAGTCCCAAGAAGAGCACCTCGAAACCTCGTCAtctttctcgacgaggcCCCGCACGGGGGTCTCCTTCATCGAGAATCCCAGCAGAGGAGCCTTACATATGTATACACGTATAAGCTAGGTTTTAGTAGGGAAATCCAACAGCAACAGCCCGAAGAAGCGTAAAAGTCCACTCCAAACGCGTATCCTTTTATTAACGACCCCGATTCTCTCAAAGCGAATGCcataaaaaaaatgatgtcCCCAGAGGAAAACTTTTTCATTTGTCCCGTACGAGCCCCTTTTCTCGCAGTTCCCTCCACTTGGGACCGTCCGGATACTCGTACGCTTTCAACGAGTCCGGCTTCATTTCTATGCTATAGCCACtcgcctaaagaaaagaaaaaaaaacatctCGTGAAACCTAGAACTAGACCTGAAACCGGAAGAACCTCCGGAACGACATAGCATCCATTCCGAACCGCACAAGGGTGGAGAAAATGTTCGTGCAGATGGTCGACGTACTCGATTACCCTAATACGTCACACGAAAGCGATATCAAACATCCTGACTAGTCTAAACGAGTCCATACCGGTTCTCGAGTGATCCGCTGACGCATATGTAGTCGAAAATAGATAGATGTTGGACGTATTCGCACAGGCCCACGCCGCCGGCGTGCGGACAAACGGGAACTATAGAGACAGAGAATACCGGTAAGATGACTCAGACCTCGTCACGAAGAGGGAGGAGTCTCTGGCGATTTCGTACTTCTTACCCTTGTATTTCGCCGCCATTAGAATTATGGCGAGATTCTCgttgacgccgccgacgcgagcggcgtcgatttgacaGAAATCCATGGCTCCGctttgaagaaattgcttGAAAACGACCCTATTTTGACATTGTTCGCCCGTGGCAACGCCTATTCCAAACGGAGCGAGCGcctatagagagagagagagagagagagacagaaaaacaatcaaatGCAAAGCAGAAGTCGCGTTCGTTTTGCCTTTTTGATTGCCGCGTGgccgagaacgtcgtccggcgacgtcggctctTCTATCCAATGCAGCTTGAAATGAGCCAGCTGCGAGGAATGATAACCAATTGCACGCGACAGTTATCCAAGCCATCCTGCCCTCACATTCTTCATGTATTGAAttgcctcgtcgacgtcccaCCTCTGATTCGCGTCAACCAtctgaaaacaaaaaaaattctccctTTTTTTCCTCAAAAAGTCTGCCATTGGAAATTTCGCCTACGATTATCTTATCCCAGCCGACTTCTTTACGTATGATCGAACAGCGACGCTTATCGTCCTCCAAATCGGCGCCaactttgactttgaatCGAGTGAATCCTTGCCGAAGGGCATCCTGTGCCAACTGCAAACAGAAACCGTACCACGTCAGCAACAAAGCGTACGTGGGCCCCCCCTCTTTCGCGACAGACTTTGCTTAGGGTTTCGTCACTATAACCAAGCCACGCACAGGATGTAGTATAAGCCGGATAGCCTTGATGTTTTATGGATGCCTCTGAGACAGACGGATAGATAGTCTTGTTCCAGTTCCATACACGTCATGTATTATATGTACccctcttcgttttctcggactcgtttcgtcgaaggaGTTCTAGCGCTTCCTGACGCGTCAGCGCGTCCGTACTATGGGTTTAAAGAGCAGCTTGTAGGATATTAGACAATGAATAGATCTCCGTACATGTAGCGGAAGTCTATAGTGGAAACCAGTTCTTCCGGTGTCTAGGGTCAAGAGTCCGTCAATCAGTTAGAACTGGACGCAAAGAATGCATCGCTGATTGACCTACCATGTCAGCTAGCAATTTCCACAGGGGCTATAGAGAGCGAGAGTTCCATTCGAAAAGAGGAGAAATCGACTGTCTTTTTACCTTCCCCTCTATTTTGGCCCACAAATCCCACAGAGCGTTAACGACAGCCGCAGTAGCAAGATGAATGACTCCCTTTTCCGGCCCAATCTAATAAATTTAACGATTCATGACACTGGAACATGCAGTTGGCCCCTGACAAAAAACCCCTGACCCATCGCAGTTGAGTTTCGCTCGTCAATTCGCGCCAAAACCCAGCAAAATCGCCATAGATCTCCTCGAGCTGTctcccgacgacgagtcgcgaTAGAGTTTGCACGGCAAAGACAACTGCGCAAAATAGTCGATCgcaaaaatcgaagaaaaacggaatTCGATACCGATTTCGGTGCCACGGCCCACGGTGAACGTCAATCCGTGGCCCTTGTGCTCGGTTTTATCCGCTTCGACGACCACATAGGCTGCCGAATAGTCAGGATCCTTGTGCTAGACAAAAGCATCGAACGCCGCGTTGGAATTCATCATGCAATTAAAACAAGGGGCGTGTCCTTCGTCTCGCGACACTACACAGTACTCAAGGACCTCGTTCCCCCGCGAGTCGCGAATTCTTCGCGTTCCAGCGAAACGCgtgcgaagacgacgaggagacgcTAGTCCGTAGGACGCGAACGGCGATCGGTGCGGCCCGGTTTCCTGCACGCGCGTTCCCTATCTCACCATTGCGTCCGAACCGTGGGCTTCGAGGGAAGTCGGAAAGCGAATGTCCTTCACGGTGAGACCCGTGATCGTTCCCATGGAGGCCAATTTCTTTCGCTTGCTATCGCTGTGCTCCATCGTCTGCAACTGAGCTTAGTCACGTGTTCGCATTTCCTTTTATGCACGTGCTCGCCTGCGCGATGATTAATCTAATaacgcgtcgccgagcgAATCCGTATTCGTTTAGGGAATAATGTAAAATATAATGATtatgtttctttttttccgtttGACCTGACCTTGTGTCGAAGTGCTGCACAGCGGGATTTGAGAGAAGGTCCACTACAAAAATAGAacaattttttctagttCAATTTCAAATAACAAACTCTTCTGACCCTTCTGCCAATTCTTTGCCAATATCCTCCAGGGTCCGGCCTTTAGTTTCAGGAACAAAGGTAAATATGAAAGCGATCGAGCAGAGGCAAATAAAAGCATAGGATAAAAATGTAGCAGCTATTCCAATAGACTCTATAAAACCGTCAGATATAACTAATGATCCCGCTGCTTGGTATTTTCTTACTCAAAAGTTGtaaaaacgtcgaagatACAATAAGGTTCCCTCCCCAGTTAGCAACCGTAGATATAGCAACGGCTCGACCTCGAAACTCGACGGGAAATATCTCGCTTAGAATGAGCCAAGTaactaagaaaaaacatCACGAGAAAAATAGTTATTTGTGAGGAACCTATGGATACCTGGCCCAAAGCTAAATGCATAGCAAGACACATAGAGAAGTAACGAGATTAAAGAAACGACTCTCACGAGTGCACTGAGCTCCACACCGGTTCCTGTTTCGTTTTTGGTTATATTAGATATTAGGCAGGATGTTTCGTTCTTTTCCGGAATGCCAACATCAGTTAGTGTTATTCCCATTGCTCCAATAGCAAGCATCATTCCCGTCGCCCCAAAcaaaaggaaacgacgtcgtcctaCGTGCAAAGTTGGGTCTCACGTCTCCCAAAGGGATCCCAGATCACTAACCTGCTTTGTCGATTAGAAGCAAACTAATGACAGTAGATACAACCTGAAAGAAAGGCAGAGTAACGCACTAAAAACCACCACCTTTCGGAATATACCTTCGTTAGCCCTAAAATGAGAGTCACTCTCGCAGCAGAAGAGTCGGATGAAAATCCGACTTGCTCAAATATCGTCGTTGCATAGTAGAGAACGTTGGGCTGGCCAGTAAATTGCTGAAGAAGAACTAGGGATACGGCAATAAATAGCCTATAGCGCATTCCACCAGCTTGCCGGCATATATCAAAGAGTGAATAAGTCTTAGGAGGAGAGTTATAAGAATAAAACTAGACAACCTTACGCGGGGAAAATTTACTTTTTCCTGTATGATTACTCCCCGTATGCTATCCAAttccgtttcgacgtcgaggcgGCCTCGAAGCTTCTGTAAAACCTCTTTGGCCTACGATAAAAGCGACGCGAATAGAATGGCACACTTAGAAACGACGCTACCTCTGTGTCGTGGTACTTTAGCAAGAGATATCGAGGACTGGGCGGTAGAAAGATCATAACAATGCCCTGAATGGCTGCAGGAACAACGGAAAGGCCGAACATGTAACGCCAgccctcgtcgacgttgataaATGCCAAATTGATAGCGTAGGCCAAAAGGAAGCCCACTGTAATGCCAAATTCATTGAGAGAGACGAGAGCACCTCGTCTGTGCTAGAAAAGATTATAAGAGATGAGGCAAAAGAACGTATGTACTGTACATACTGGTGGCGATATTTCTGATATGTAGATACATTCGCCTATGGCAGATAATGAAACTCCAAAGCCAACTATGAGCCGCCCaaatatctaaaaaaaattgacccCTATTCAGACGAATTTAGTGTATCTACCAGCATTCCATATGTCTTTGACGCTGCCAGGATAGAGGCACCGACCACAAAGATAACTGCgtttattattattgccAATCTTCTGCCAATGGCATCGATAACGAAACCTTAAATGATGACATAGGGTGTGGAGTCAGACAACATCCTTCTTATACAGTACCTCCTGTCAGTGAGGCGATCATGGCACCGATCAACATTACACTCACTGTCAGGCTCTCCTCCGTTTTTGACAGATCGAAATCGCATCTCAATAGAACCAGGGCGCCCGATATGATACCTAGACGTCGTTACTTGCTGAAGTCGCCGTAGCGTCGGTCTTACCGACGTCGTAGCCGAATAGGACGCCGCCTAGCGCTGCCATGGCAGCGCATATCCAAACGTACGCTGTCGTCGCCTCTTTTTGCCGCTTCTGGCCGTTTCTGTACGGAAATTAACTACtttctgctttcttttctcgtttgCCTACTGTTTGAGTGCATTCATCAGTTGATCTAAGACGAAACATCTCGATTTTTCGAACCACGTGCTTTTGCACATGGTTTACTTACCATCACTGTCGGGGCTTGTGGGCTCGTCgcattcgctttcgtttgacTTTGCCTGCACGTCGTCGGCCTCCAGAAGAATAACATTGTCACTATCTTTCAAATATTGCACCGTCTTCATCAGAAACGCGTCCTGTGGTCCTAGAGCACGTTAGGTCAAGGATGGAGGGCATTCTTCCTggtcaattcgacgacgcagaGCAGGATCCCGAGTATTTCTGCACTAAAAATTCCTGCGACTATCTCTGACGGATTTCCCAAAGTCCTAGCACTTTTCATTTGCTTCCAAAAGTCGATTCAGGCAGTGACGATAGTTtcgaggacgaagacgatttaGGAGACTGGGATTGGGAAGACGAAACCTCCGGTGAGAGTTTCGATGTTTCCAGATAACTTCGTCGACTTGATTCCACTTAGACTtcacgaaaaaattcaatgctGCTAGAGCAAATCAATCCCAGGTAGAACGGAGTGAAAATATTagaatttctttcaatttcatttctagCCGAATGCAAGTCGTCTTGTATCGGCTAAATCCACGCTTCAGGTTCTTGAGAAAAGATCGGGTTACACTTCTGTATGTAACATAAATTTCAGCCCACGGAAAAGGCCATTCGAAAATATGTCAACAAGATTAACATAGGTTAATAAAAATATCAGAGGATTATTCATAGAAAATGGCGGTATTTAGAGAGATTCAGTGGGCCTGCCCTGTCCGGAAAAGCAGCCGAAGCTTTGCAGGACTTTGGAAAAAGAAGGCAAGGCTAATGTCCTTGTCTCTCCAATAAAGTTTTTTATGTTGTTTCCCTTAGTGTAAAGGGAAAAGATAAGTCAGATAGGGCCACTGTTGAACAGGTGCAGTCGTTTCTCTGCCTAAAGTTTTCAGCTGACTTTTTCCTGAGCAAAGGTCCTGGATCCAAGAACGAGAATGATTCTATTCAAGTTGCTAGACCGAGGGATTATATCAGAAGTGAACGGTTGTATTAACACGGGAAAGGAGGTGGAGGAAATAGAAGATCATAACTCAAAACGATTTGCAATTCTTTTAGGCAAACGTATATTATGCTACATCGTCACGAGACGGGCATCCAAACGAATGTGCCATCAAAGTGAAATCAGTATCTTTAGTTTCTCCTCTCTCCATAATTTTTTGCTTGATTAGATCTATAAAACGTCTATACTAACATTCAAGGATAGAGACAAATACGTTACAGGAGAATACAGGTACGTGTATGTACAGGTAACTTTGCTACTGAAATCAATATTGCTAGATTCCGCCATGGCTATTCTCGACACAACCCGAGAAAAATGGTTAGAACTTGggctgaaaaagaaatgagaaATCTTACAAGGCACTTTATCAATATCGACATCCCCATTTAGCTAATCTGGCCCTTATAGACTGCACACAGCAGGAATTTTATGTCCCACTCCCATTCTCCTTCGCAGTCACGTCCTCGTGATGTCATTTATCGGTTCCAATGGATGGTAAACGGGCCTCACCTCTCGTCTAGTTCATTGGCAGTGATTTCGTCAGGCCTGCACCGTTACTCAAAGACGTTGGTCTGTCCGATTCGAAATGGGGGGAACTGTATCTTCAATGTATCAAAGCTATGAGAGTCATGTTTCACCAGTGTCATCTCGTTCATGCCGATCTTAGCGAATTCAACGTTCTGTACGCCGAATCGTTTTTAGTGGTGTTTTGTCTATTAGTTCTGGGTTGTCGTAGGTATCACCGTGGCGACTGCTATTTGATTGACGTGTCTCAATCCGTCGAGCACGATCATCCTCACGCTTTGGAATTTTTGAGAAAAGACTGCAATAATATTACAGGTTTGATAGATTCGTAGGAAATTGTGAGCAAGTCTGAGCAGAAAATGGGGTAGAGTTTTTTGGAAAAAAGGGAGTTGGTGTAATGTCAGTGAGGGAGCTGTTTGATTTCGTCACGGATCCCAATATCAATGATACAAACATGGAAGATTATTTAGAAAAAGTAGAGACATGTgcaatagagagagaaaagtaCTATTCACGTGTCTAGGCACAGTTGATTGCAGGAGAGCGACTAGAGTCTGGATTGACAGATAAAGAGAAAGTAGACGAAGAGGTATGATAGCATCGTCATCTCAAAGAACTGGGGTACTAAGAGTctatcaattaattatttaaggTTTTTAAACGATCGTACATTCCACGAACTTTGGACGAAGTGGAAAATGTAACAGAAGCTCAAAAAGGCAAAGTAGAAGAGGTGAGCATCTGAGAAATCCTTCTCGAAGGTTCTGAAGCAGCGTCTCTATCACTTTAGGTTTTCTATCGAGCGTTAGTAGGCCTGAAATCAGATCTATCGGGAGCGCAGCAGGTAGAGTAGGAGATCCGTGCACTGCAGCTTTAACTCTTCTGTACGGTACCCAATGAAGGTTCCAACTTTACTGGAAAATGACGCCAGTGGAAGCGGCTCCGATGTCTCAGACGAGGAGTCAGAGTCGGACGAAtccgacgagaaagaggTCATTGATTTGCCCAGTCTTTCACtcaagaaagaggaagaaagtcGAAGCAGAAAGGTACGTTAGATACCTAATATCTCGAGTTTACGTACGTATTGAACCCATGGTCACTATATCTACGCGAGTAGGAAAATAAGAAACTAGTAAAAGAGGCGAACCGGGAGAGACGAAAGCATAAAATGGCCAAGCACAtgaagaaacaaaaagagaagcaAGGCCGTCAAAGACGCGGGAAAAAACCATAGAGAGAGAGCCGAGTCAATTCATTTATTAATCGCGACCCAGTCTATCTTTCACTAGCCTAACCGCCTTATCGACCATGCGAAGAAAttcctcgacgtcgaacgaataATTCGTAAATTTCGCGTGGGGTTCGCCGGTCTGCGGATGCTTCCCGGGATCCTGTTGAATCATCTTATCGCGTCGTTCCCAAGTAAGATAATTAACGCCACGCAATCGAGATAGATCGTTATAGCAGTTGGGATCCTCGCAATTGTACAATTCGAATAGCGTAGCCCAATCgggaagaaagagagcgtGAGCCAAACCGGCACCGTGCATTCCAATAAAAACGTCGCTATTGTGAGTAATCTCCaattgacgaagaaaggGAACCGTTCGCCAATCGTAATCCACGACGGTGACGTTGTA
Encoded here:
- the LOC136197439 gene encoding mitochondrial enolase superfamily member 1-like: MEHSDSKRKKLASMGTITGLTVKDIRFPTSLEAHGSDAMHKDPDYSAAYVVVEADKTEHKGHGLTFTVGRGTEIVVFAVQTLSRLVVGRQLEEIYGDFAGFWRELTSETQLRWIGPEKGVIHLATAAVVNALWDLWAKIEGKPLWKLLADMTPEELVSTIDFRYITDALTRQEALELLRRNESEKTKREASIKHQGYPAYTTSCAWLGYSDETLSKLAQDALRQGFTRFKVKVGADLEDDKRRCSIIRKEVGWDKIIMVDANQRWDVDEAIQYMKNLAHFKLHWIEEPTSPDDVLGHAAIKKALAPFGIGVATGEQCQNRVVFKQFLQSGAMDFCQIDAARVGGVNENLAIILMAAKYKVPVCPHAGGVGLCEYVQHLSIFDYICVSGSLENRVIEYVDHLHEHFLHPCAVRNGCYVVPEASGYSIEMKPDSLKAYEYPDGPKWRELREKGLVRDK
- the LOC136197434 gene encoding solute carrier family 2, facilitated glucose transporter member 10-like, with the protein product MKTVQYLKDSDNVILLEADDVQAKSNESECDEPTSPDSDDQLMNALKQNGQKRQKEATTAYVWICAAMAALGGVLFGYDVGIISGALVLLRCDFDLSKTEESLTVSVMLIGAMIASLTGGFVIDAIGRRLAIIINAVIFVVGASILAASKTYGMLIFGRLIVGFGVSLSAIGECIYISEISPPHRRGALVSLNEFGITVGFLLAYAINLAFINVDEGWRYMFGLSVVPAAIQGIVMIFLPPSPRYLLLKYHDTEAKEVLQKLRGRLDVETELDSIRGVIIQEKTYSLFDICRQAGGMRYRLFIAVSLVLLQQFTGQPNVLYYATTIFEQVGFSSDSSAARVTLILGLTKVVSTVISLLLIDKAGRRRFLLFGATGMMLAIGAMGITLTDVGIPEKNETSCLISNITKNETGTGVELSALVRVVSLISLLLYVSCYAFSFGPVTWLILSEIFPVEFRGRAVAISTVANWGGNLIVSSTFLQLLKSIGIAATFLSYAFICLCSIAFIFTFVPETKGRTLEDIGKELAEGGPSLKSRCAALRHKVRSNGKKET
- the LOC136197436 gene encoding serine/threonine-protein kinase RIO1-like; this translates as MEGILPGQFDDAEQDPDPSTFHLLPKVDSGSDDSFEDEDDLGDWDWEDETSDFTKKFNAARANQSQPNASRLVSAKSTLQPTEKAIRKYVNKINIERFSGPALSGKAAEALQDFGKRSVKGKDKSDRATVEQVLDPRTRMILFKLLDRGIISEVNGCINTGKEANVYYATSSRDGHPNECAIKIYKTSILTFKDRDKYVTGEYRFRHGYSRHNPRKMVRTWAEKEMRNLTRLHTAGILCPTPILLRSHVLVMSFIGSNGWPAPLLKDVGLSDSKWGELYLQCIKAMRVMFHQCHLVHADLSEFNVLYHRGDCYLIDVSQSVEHDHPHALEFLRKDCNNITEFFGKKGVGVMSVRELFDFVTDPNINDTNMEDYLEKAQLIAGERLESGLTDKEKVDEEVFKRSYIPRTLDEVENVTEAQKGKVEEVFYRALVGLKSDLSGAQQVPTLLENDASGSGSDVSDEESESDESDEKEVIDLPSLSLKKEEESRSRKENKKLVKEANRERRKHKMAKHMKKQKEKQGRQRRGKKP